CTAGGATACGTGGAGATGGACAGTGCTGTAAACGAACAGTGGGCGTGGTCCACAGCTTCTTCATCGTCCTCTACTGATGGTAGACTGCAAAGAGATCGGTGAGAGGTGAGAAAAGGGTTCCCGATTCTATTTAGAGTGGTGCAAACATCGCAGGAAAGTGGGTTGTGCGAGAAGATATAGTGGTTGATAAGGATGGTGGTGCTGGGAAACTTTCTTTTAGCATGCTGTGCTTTAATATTTGGATGCAATTTCAGGGGCTCGCTTTATTGCCAACCTTTTTGTCTGGGAAgctcaataaataataattaattacgaTTAACGATTGCGATAACGAGATAACATAAATAAGTTATAGTTAAAAATGCTGGACATGACTTAGAGGACTATAAGCTAAGGACCACAGGCGATCTCTCCCGTTTTACACCTCCAGCAGGCGGTTGAACATCAGTGGATCCTGTATCTCGTAGTCCTGCGGCCGGAATATGCGTTTCTTGCCGCCCGGCGCCACCTGGCGGCGCACCTTGTAACCACCGCTGTGACCTTGGTGGTGCGATGTCGGTGGTGCAGAGTAAATATACTTGGACTTTTGCACCACTGGTGGTAGATATTGGAAGTGCGGCGACTGCTTGTGCACCTGCTTCTCGATGGAGTACACAGGTCCACTGCCATGACTGTTACCCTTCCGTTTGGCCACCTCCAAGGCGGCTATAATGGGCGTCAGATCCTTGAGAGCGTTACTCTTGCTGGCATGGTAGTTCTCCACCCGGTAATCCCCAGCAGCCGGCGGCGGTGGTGCAGCTGCACTCGGTGGTGGATAGTCGTAGCCCTCATTGGGATGCTTTTGAATGTAGAGTTCCTCGGCGGATGGTCGCTTGGCCATTTGGTGGTAGACATCCGCTGGATTCTTTGAAGCCGGATTGTAAGCAGCAGTTATGGATTCCGTGTGCGAAAGGGACTCCAAGGTGCCCAGATTATTGGGTAGTGGTATCCCATAGCTATTATAAACCTCCGCCTGCTCCAAACCCGTTCCCGTGGGTAAATTCGTATCCAAAGCCACCGTTTTCGAGGCAGTATACTCGGTTTTTCCATTGGGCAGCAAGCTGAGGATCTCCTGAAGCTGCAGAGCCGCCTTTCGAGCTTCCTCATCCGACAGTTTGGTGTGGCGTCCGTAGATGTTAAAGTCATTGCTATTTGCACTGGTCGCTGCCGtttgttgtggttgttgttttttgagtgggtggttgggtgtaTGTGGTTGTTTGTTGTGATGTAGTggttgcagttgttgttgtcgagGTGTGTATGCAATGAGTGAGCTTTCATTAGATTtaccaaattaaatatttgcgttTTTATGTTTGGGTATTTACACTTGGTTTTGTCTGTTTATGTAAGAGTGTTGTGgttgcacagagaaaaatgtattgcttagtttttaatattatataataagaatatataattgtgtcaggaatatatttttctctgcTTAGTGTGCTTTTTGTGTTAGATAAGTTTAgcttatattttatacaaaatgaTTTGGTTTACTTTACacattttgtacattttttggcTGCCTTCAGGATGATTTTCATGATGATCACAGATGAATTCCGGTTTTAGTTTTGGTTAGCTGAATGAAGAGAGTCGTTTCATTGAAGGCCTTTCGCTAGACTCTTTAATGGGCCACTGACTAAATACGTATGCGCACTTTTATCAAGTATGCGACATGTGGCCACTGCAAATGGCTCCATTAATATCTCTGTACAATTCACTTAAGCACTATTCGTTGTTAACGGATATACAATATGTATGACgtgataatttattaaaacatgTTCAGATGCCTTTATGTACAATGAATCGATTAATGGTCGCTTGCGCAATgtgttaaaaaatcgaataaactTAGTCTAGGAAATGTGTCAATGGAACAAGTTCCAATGGAGCCCCAACCCATACGATATAATATTCAGACATGGAGAGATTTCGACTGGTAGTGTTGATATTGACAGTATTTACAATGTCTCTCTGGGATTTGTGCCTCGTCTTCATGGAATTATGAGCAACTGATGATGGAGGCTTTCACTTTCTTCTCGTTGTTTTCTACGTGCGGAAATAAGATGAGGGCCGCAAAAAAAAGGGCGGTGGATGGTAAGGGGGAGGGTTGGGACAGTTGGGTATGCAAATAAAGCTGAGTGATTAGCGACTGCAAGCTGATGAGACAAGCCAACGCCTGTCATTGTCATCTTGAGGATGCTCTTGTGgaggtttttaaataacatatttacATTTGAAATATTCACTGACGTAGATTGATTTTATGTGTGAAAAAAGGGagagtaattattttttaaacaaaaatatatgtgaAATCAAAAAcagatacatttttgtttgcttatatcctgatttttagatttttatgtgggtaatttaattattatagaaataagaaaataataggCCAGAAAATATGTtcctaatatttaaaattgagttaaaaattataattaaattaaatatttataattgaaatacTTATTTAAATAGAAGGTGGAGACTCCAATAATTTTAAGGATTATCGTATAATATTTACACATTTATCTGTACAATATATTACACATTtactaatatttttgaataaaccTTTGTTAGTAAAGTAAAGCAGAGTATGTACAGTGGAGATTATTTACATAAAACCAGAGCCCAAAAGTTCTATACCAGACCCGGTAACCATCTACGCACCATCTTGTCCATAGGCCGATGGCAGGTAATTGCTGGGCGGCGACTCGAAGGCCGCCGGGTGGCTGACGCTGAAGGGCGCTCCGCCGCTGTAGCTGGCCCCGCCCACCGGCGGAAGGTACTGGTGGGTGGCGCTGCTGTACGAGGGCGGCTTCGAGGGGGGACCGTAGCTGGCGTGGCCCGTGGGTATCTCGTACGTGGTGATGGCTGCAACGAGACAAATGCGGAGACATTGTAGCCAAAATGGAACGCAGACGCAGAGAAGCCGACGGAAACGGGTTGCTGGCGAAAACGAAAGTTGCCGGCCAGGTTCATTGCACGCTCCATGCTCCGATTTGGCCATTGGATCTGCAGCCAAATCGGAGCTGGTAGCCGGGAGTTGCCTCTTCCGTTTTGGCCAGGTGCGGCTGTGTTGGTTATTAGGCGGCTTAATTGTCATGCATCTAGTTCAGCAACTGAATTACGTAAGCGAAAGacaatatgttttgatttcacGGCCCACTGGACAATGGTCAATATATGAATtgtgataaaaataattgtttcgCGACCTAGTCCAATTTCATTGGAAATGAATGGCCGTTGCACTAGGAGGAGTTTGTAAATATGCGTCCAAAATCTGTACAAAATTAAACggcttgatttatttaaaatcgcaAACATTTCTTTTGGAAGAGAAATTAGATATGTATCGCTAAATTTTGACTCAGAGCAACTGCATTAGTTAAACTTGATCTAGATTTTTTAatgggtttttttaaatttgcataatatTAGTATTTTATGGATTAAGAGATGCTTATCATCGCATCAACTTTTGTAACTTCTccctaattttaatattttgtaattgccCAATTATCTTCGATTTAATTACTGAGTACTGTATATTTTCTCTGCGTGTACTTACTCTCGTGATGCAGGACGGGTCCTGGTGCGGAGACGGTCTTGTGACCGCTGCTGCCGCCCGAGGAGGCGCCCGACAAGGAGGTCAGCTTGGCGAAGagaccgccgccgccgccggaggAGTGACTAGTGGCGTAGGTGTGCGAGTTAATGTGCGCCGAGTTGATGATCGACTTGCCCACATCGGTGACCTTGTCTCCGCCGGCGGCCACAAGATTGCCGCCCGCACTCAACGCGTAGCCGCTGCCCTTGATCAGCTGACCCTTGAGTGCGGTCACCCCGCCGGTGATGGCCTTGACCGCCTGGAAGATGGTGTTCAGCACGGACTTCTTGAACGACCACGGGTCGTAGTCCACCGAGTTGCCCTGGAAATTGAGGAAAGATTAGCGGGTTTCACGGGAAGAAGatttgataaaacattttcatgACCAGATTTCTAAAACTTGTTCCTCTCTATATAACACAATTTCTTTAATCTTTAATAAACAGAAgaatttttcctaaattttaaaaatggacCATTGATTTGGAGTTAATGGTGAATGtttattaacttttaaaaccattttttttaactttggagGTACATtaactatattatataattgCTAAATTTAGGTTAAAGTTGCTGCGGCTTGAAAGGTttgatatataaattaaataataaactcaataatttgaaatttattacaaAGAAAATGGCTCAAAGCCTGCATCTGCAAAATCAGGTCGTGAAAATGTGGCTCTCAACTTACATGGACAACGATCTCGTGGGACTTGTAGCTGTCCCCGCCCCCGCTGCTTCCGCCGGAACTGCCGGAGGCGATTGAGGCGGAGGCCTGGCCAATTCCGGACAGCAGGCCGGATTTCAAATGGGCCACATAGTCGAAGCTGCCGGAGCGCTTTTGGACCTGGGATTCCTTCACACTCTCACCTGGTTCATTGTCCAGGTCTGTGTCCTCCAGCGAGAGTGATTTGTCGGTGGCGGGAAGGGCGTGGCACATGAGAGGCAGGGCGGCCACCAGCAGCAGACTCAGTCTGAAGACCTAGGTTtgaaaatattcattaaatatctattcaaaaatatgcaaaaatggaTCACCCAATTTAAAAGACCGAACAAAACTGACAAAACTAAATTGCGCAATACTTTTATGAATCTATACGAATTTTACGTGACAGCCGCAACAATGGCCATAGACAGCAAGGAAAATTCAATTGCCGAAACGTGTGGCTGCGGTGGTTGCACCACCATTGCttttttgttacttttttACCTGGTTGCCACATCTGTGCACTCATTTGTCAACTgtcgcacacacacgcacaccatGTGCAATCATAATCTGCCACTTACCGCCGATACAAATGTAACTCGTAATCCTCGCTCGGCAGATATGCAAACCCACTGAAGCCCCAACCCCCCATCCTTACCCCCTTATTACTCGGTTTTGCAGTTGAGCGAACTTGGCTAATTGAAAGGGGTCGAGTGGGGGGATAATGGTCATACTCAATTTGGTCAAAAGGGGGCTAAGTCTCTGTTTTGACTTGCGGCGTCCGAGGCGGTTTCATGCTCCATCAAACTGTCAATATGCTAATTGATATCCAGGCTAATGTTTCAAGGAAACGGTTTAATTTTGGGGCTTAATTGGGAcctaattgaaatttatgtgGAAATATATTACAGGTGATAGTGCACATTTAATAGTTGGTTCTtctctttaaatattattgtaagCTAATTTCCTTTTAAATACTGAATTACTTTCTAACTACAGAAAGATATCAACAAAATTACATAAGTAAAAAGAGTTTTTCAGCAAGCACATAAAAAAAGTGGTAGCAAAaagtacaaattaaataattataaaatttttcttatgaagctttaattcaattttcttAACAAAAGTGGTTTCCATGAGCCTACCATTGAAAAATcccattaaatatataatatcttTCTTCCACGATTTTGATTAACGCCATAAATGTTCGTGATAGACAACCATTTCCTTCTATTAAACAATCATAAACTGTTTAAATTGAGTTACGTTTATCTGAAATGATAGGAAACATTTGTTGGCCTTATTTTTCTTCACCGATTACTGCAATCCACTTACTCCGAAATAATGCGAAATATTAGCTTGAAGTTGAATCGAATTTGGTTGGGGAATGTTCAATAAGCgttattgatatttttgacaaatgcgttttaaattagttttttatttttatttgggttAAAGTGGAACCGcctcgaaaaatattaattaaattggtaGCCTTTCTCCCCGCGATGGCGCAACCTCAATTATGACtggccaaatatattttatgatttcttATACAATGCATAAATTGCCTTGGCCCTGGGCCCAAAAAATTGCCCAATTGCAATCTGCATACAAATGCACTAATTAATCAACacaaatattgttcttcgTTTTGCGGATTGCataagcaaaaacaaacagtggcagaaaataataaaaataattgaaagttAATTGCCGCcgaaaactattattatttatggttCAACTGGGTAATTAACGGAATGCAATTTGTGCGCGAAATTCGCTTGAATTCGTTTGGCATATTGAACTATTGGCCAATATTTGCCAAAGCCATTTTCTCATCCCCGTCGCTCTTCTCtttgattggtttttttttattgttaggtGGTCGACACTGTTtgttgtttcctttttttgttggctCATTGTGATGGCCAATATTTTGTCTGGTCTGAGAGTGAAAGTGTTGTATTTGCCGGCTTTGTGGCTCTCGCACACTCTCGCTCTCTTTTTCCGTGTTCACAAGCAATTATCATACTAAATATTATTGCCTAAAGATCAGTGAGCAGAATGCCTACAttgttataatatatttttttgtcgaGGTATATATATTACTAACTACCTCAACTTCGACTGCTAAATTGCGGTAGGTTCAGTTTACGGACTAGTTTAATGTCTCTACGTGTGCCCCAGCTGCCTCGTCTTCTGCGTTTTCCGTTTGCCATAGCTTCACCTGGGCCCTATTCAAATTTCTTAGCGATTTTCGAAAGCAACCTGGTGATGAGTAGAAGCCAGCAGGTCTGACATAATAATTATGCACGACATTTACCTTCACACTCGGTCAAATGGTCATCGCTTCTTGCGACTCATGACATAATAGGGTTCCGAGCGAATGAAGGTCTTCATGATGAGCCCAGGTTTTCGAGTGCACTGAAGCATCGATTGGGATTTTTGGGTTATCCATTGGGGTTGCGTAACTTGAAAAGCATCTCTATAAGTCACCTATGCGATAGACATCACGCAGCTTAGCTAATAGAGTCAGCGATGTGTGGCCAACATAAAACGGGTTTTGCTGCAGAATGCCTTGCACTTGAACTTGTTTGCCAAAAGAAATTGCATAAACGAGATATATGTCGAGCTATGTCGAGCGGGGTGGTAAGGAGTTTTTCCATGATAAGTACGCTCAAATTAGTCCAGTATTCGAATCAACTTTCACTGCGGTATCCTTTGACTTACCTTCATTTCGAGCAGCTGTGCTTTTCGTGGGATTAGCTTAAATTGGGCCTTGGATTAGCTGGGCGGCTAATCAAGATCAAAATTCACTTTTACCGATGACGTCCTCgggttttatttgatttttgtttgtctCCTCTTCACACCAACTTTCTTCACTTGGCCACTTGCAATTGGCACTTGGTGGCCGCCgcactttttcgactttttcGTTTTCAGTTTCGATTTCGAACCGTTTCGCTTCACGTTTGTTTTGTCATCGGCATTCGTCTCAGCGGTTTGGAGCGAACACACACAAATTTCACTCTCCACTTTCTTTCACCGATTCGATGACGATTCGCCCGATCTCTGTGGGGATTTTCAGCTGCGGCTTGTATCTCGGCAACGTCTGCGCTCGAACTGTGCTCGAAAATCACTTGGCTCGgcttatttaaagaaatcacCGGAGAGCCGAGGCAGCGGTGCATTTTGAGCGCTTTTTGGGGTCTTTTTGGCCCCGCTCTTAGTCGCGGGGTTAAGAGTGTTGCCCTCTCTTTCCTGCTCTTTTTGtgctacaatttattttatatttttttcggcaGCAAATGTCGGCATTTTCATGACAGCCTCTTGGCCATAAACGAGTGTCTGGGGTTCAATGCGTTTCGAGTGGCATCGGCATCATCGACAGCGGGCCACATGTGGCAATCCGAAAACTGCAATGCGGCTCATTAAGTTCGGTGGCATAAACGTGTTCGACtgctcagaaaaaaaacagcacCGTTGACTTCGTTTTCTGACATGGCCCAATCAAAAGACTGAGGCAACGAACTTGAAATGGAGTGATCGCTAATGGAAAAGTCGGCGTCGAAAGAAGTGAAGCAAGGACAAGATTTGGGTTGGGTATTATTCTAAGCTTTTAAATgccaaattgtaaaataatatatatttattctaaCGAACGAATAAGCCATCCAAAACACCTATTTAATTCTTggttaagaaattaaaaaaaaaactttttatcagaaataaattataaaagattttgcaattaaaattacacAATTTTGAAGGttggtttttcatttaattatcatcacattatatttcaaaaacttttttaggtaaaaaaaatattttccaaattcaaGACCGACAGGAAAATAAGGGAAGCAATATTAACAAGGATTTTAATAGATGTAatgccaaaataattaaataataataaaaaccctTGATGAGCGTTTCATATTCTTGACCTGAAGTAAACATGATCCCTAACTTCTGGCTAAATTGAGAGCAACAACCTTGAACCCAAGCACGTTGCCCACCGATCAAAGCCTTCAACTGCAGACTCCAAAACCGAGTCCCAAAATAACAACACAATGCGAACTCGAGGGCAGGCCATTATCTAATGTTGCGACAAATGGGTGCAAGTCAACTTTTAGGCCCTCCTCTCGGCTACAGTTCACTGTCACTATGTCAGAAGCGGTTCATTTGTAAGCGCGCCAAACAATTAAGGCTAACAATGCCGGGGCGAACAATGGTTGGTGAGACAGTTAATTCTCCGATGACAAAGTTGGGCCAAATGGGCAAGTCCTATGTAGGCAAATCCCCCGATTCGCCATTTGTACCACCTCTCGCTGGCCAGCGGTTATCTAACCGAAAGTGAAATGGGCCCAAACCGACCAACTGCAACTGCCAACTGAAGTTGCAACTGCAAAtcgcaactgcaactgcataAATGCAAAACGCGAAATGAACATGAAGAAAACTTGGCCCAAACATAATACTTAAGCACTCGTAGTTAACAAACTGTAAATTTGTTAAAcagcaaaaggaaaacaagacGAGACAAGACGAGGCAATGCAATGCAAACAGCggcaaaataatgaaaatgaaaataagaagaaaatcCCCGACTCATGTAATAGCCAGCGAATATATACTAATGGGACAAGATAATTGCGATTGGGGGCGGTAGCTGCAGTAAAGGGTTTCGAGTGGTAATACCCTACGATAGAGGAAAAGGTttgcataaattataataattattgacagaataatttgttatgtaaagttttaatttgaaaacgtATAAGACAATAATGGTAATCGagatttagatttagatttaatgaattccaaaaagaaataaattagtaTATCTTTAACATGGAATTTATAtactatttaatattattagtcTCTAATTAACAAATACTCATTAATTAatcttcaaatattttttaacgctTAAGCAAGAAGTACTTTGTTTGGTCTTGAGCACTGCAAAAGCTCTGAAGGCCATTCGCAATTCGTGGAAATTCCGCCATTCACATTATCCCTCAcgcaattgtttttcttaatattgtttatatattttgcccACTGTTTATTGGGTTGTCAACTTAAACAGGGGAGCCGGGAGCTATAAATGTTTCTTTGCTGGGGAAATAATTTGCGGTTAAGTTAAATTTCCGCTGAACCGACAATGTGGCCATTCAGTTCAAGTTGAATGCACAGAAAGTGAATCCAATTCAGCTTAAATCATGGCCCGCACCCAatatattgcgtatacgccaccGCAgcgataaaaaagaaaatctatCGAACGAACGAACGACAACCGGTCAAATTTGAACAGGAAGGAAGTAACTCATTGGGTTTAACATACAATTTATATCGTCAACTGGCAAATGGCAGATGAAAGAAGTGATGAGATAACACGGGAATGCAATAAgtcaacaattaaaataaattcattactGTCACAGGAATTCGTGTCCTGTGGACccgcataaataaatttattaagcgCCTGGCTCCCGAGTGCCACTTCCTGCCATTATGGCGTTCGGGTTTTTTTCTATCTTTTTATATCATCATCCAGCCAAAGTCCGAGGCCAAAAACACACATgtgcttttaatttttcactcaCTTTTCATGGGTTTTTCTcggctcttttttttgttaattgacGTGGGGCAATTGCCAGAGCGGgcaggcaaaaataaataagtgtacTGTGAAAATGTGTTGGGAAAAGTTTTCAGAGTGTAACGTAAAGTGCGATAACAGGCCGCTGCGCATTGGGAAATGCTAGAAAATACCCGAAACCGAACCCGAACATCGAACTGCAAACAGCCACCAAAGAGTCCACTCCACTTCCTCGACTTCCTGCTGCCGTTGCTCGTTAGTTGCGCAATGAACTTCAacttcaaaaaattcaaactgcAAAAGTTTCGCTGTGCCGGCGACAAAAATACATATCTGCAATCCATATCGGAAATGAACTCGTTTTTGGCCGatttctattatattttatttttatttttgtgtgtgtgtctagTTCGAGAGGAAAGTGCATGGCATAATTCAATTTGGTGCATTGTATGGGCAGAAATGGATATGGAACGCAAAGCCAAGCCAGCTGGCCAGGAAAAAGTGAAAGCCTGCCTGGCTTTGGGACCGATATTTGCCTAGCACTTCAGCAAGGGGCATCTCCATTTTTCACACTACCTCCCAAACtaaccaaaaaatatacagCTGAGATTATGGCTATGATGCAATCGATTCGGCCGACAAATTGAGCAACAGCTGCTGCCGCGATCTCGTCCTGGTTGCCTGTTTCGAATGTTTATTTTCGAGGCGAGACGCATTTCGTGTGCTTTTTGCTGTCATGGCTGAAATTGCATTTTGCAAAGTGGTACGTCCACATTTTTCTCAGGTGCCGTGCCGCTTTAATTGTGCCccgtttgaaaatattttattgaatgtGCAATgcaatttcattatttattcagTCGGACATTCGGACACACACCGCGATTCCAGCTCGGACACACATGCATGAGCAAGCTGTCATTAAGCGTATTTCACCATTTTCACATTAACTTGACCCGGGAGTTTAGTTCAGTTTTGCCCGCTTGACTTGCCCTGACTTTTGGGCCATCCTCGCTCGATTGGCCAATCCTCCATGAGGCTGGATCACCAAGGTGCCACATCTATCGGAATGAAGCTATTTCCCGGGCGATTAATAACTATTAGGTTAATTAGTTCAAGTCGTTAGGAAAATGGCAGCTCATTTACTTTGCGCACacgcatttttcttttggcaccTCGAAGTAATTAATGGCATTTTAGTTTGCGCTGATTTTTGGATCTCTTAGGTAGCTAATGTTAGAAAAGTTAAGACAGACACGCAACATAGGACAATTACCTTAAATCGGGGCTTAGGGTATATTTAAAAGAGGAAGTACTTTAGGACTAGACGCAATTAACAGCttgtttttacaagttttacaAAGTTGCCCACATAATAACTATTGCAGCACATTGTGAAAAGTCTTGACCTTTTCCAATAAATCACTTACTTTAACTCGACAGGTTTCATTGGTGAACGCCTGACTCAATGTTTACTAATAAGATGGAATTTAAGCGGTTAAGTTAAAATTAGCTACTTACGTAATTCAAGCTATGCTAAATAgagttttaattgtttttgcaGTAAAATAGTGCAGAGTACAAATTAAgacataaaaaagttgtaaaaaatatttatgagccGAAATTTACGAGTACCTAAGATATTTTTtcgtatacattttataaagagGCCTACAAATATGCacgtaaatttttttaagccccAAAGTATGCCATAAGTTTCTTATAAACATTGCGCAATAATATGATATTACAAAGTAATGCATTGCCATGCAATTAATTGATTTCTTAGAAGCAAATAGTAATCATGATTTTATAGAATTGATATTTCTTAAgcacaaaaaagtttaataaatGCTTGATGAAATAGTTAAGATTGCAAACACGTATGCCTACTTACATGCTACTTTTCCcctttattgcatttttattacgttctcgtatttattttttaataaaaagaatttctTATGAATCAATGATAAAACTGTAAATTCTGCGAAATCGCTATATATCAGTCATCTGCTAATAAAAGCCTAGGGGGCAATATGTGTAGATATGGCCAAGTCCGAACATATTGTTAAGATAAGTTCAAGGTTTTCTGGGGCAAACGACATCCAGTTTTGTCCATAAGtgcttaacaaaaaatattcattcaTTGCATGGGAGAACGACTGCGTCAGATGCCGGTTAcatggcaaatatttgcagtGTGCGATTTCAAGCTGCGGTTTTTTGTCCGGGGTTCTCGGAAATACCCATTGAGTCACCGTCTTTCCCAATCGTCTCTTTAGCACGCTTCAAGGCGGAGACTTGTTGGCTAATTTAAGCGATTTCGATCTCGATCTGTGTCTCCCATGACGCGTGCGCCGACGGAACTGACGTGTGCGGCACCCGTTCGGCATATCAAATGTATTAGATGGATTACTAGTAGTAGTGGTGCCGAGAGCAGGAGGGCTCATAAAGCTTTGACGCGGAGCTTTGAAGCCCGGCTTCACTTTTACTTTCAGCCGCACAGGTGTTAGCCGGCAAAAGCCCGACTTGGCCGACTGAAAGAAGCTCTACAAGTGGTGGGTTTAACCCTAAAAAAGTAGGTAGTGATGatgaatttgatttaaaacctttttcaAAGATTTTGTGGTTCGGAAAAgttattcaaaaatttttttaaatccactTCACCACTTAAAACACAACGgatcttagctaaaaaaattgtgtgtatgtctttaaattgcattgctatgtatttaaatgggaaatatttgtttaagcacaattcttaaaatgaagcaaagaaaaaattaaatcgtaCAGttctatataaataatttaattatcaaacaacaaaaaactattATTCCCTAATCTCATTTTGAATAAACAAATGCACAGATAAGAAcaattcataaagaaaatttCAATTGAGAGGAAgcttgaatata
This portion of the Drosophila takahashii strain IR98-3 E-12201 chromosome 3R, DtakHiC1v2, whole genome shotgun sequence genome encodes:
- the LOC108068819 gene encoding uncharacterized protein isoform X2, translated to MKVFRLSLLLVAALPLMCHALPATDKSLSLEDTDLDNEPGESVKESQVQKRSGSFDYVAHLKSGLLSGIGQASASIASGSSGGSSGGGDSYKSHEIVVHGNSVDYDPWSFKKSVLNTIFQAVKAITGGVTALKGQLIKGSGYALSAGGNLVAAGGDKVTDVGKSIINSAHINSHTYATSHSSGGGGGLFAKLTSLSGASSGGSSGHKTVSAPGPVLHHETITTYEIPTGHASYGPPSKPPSYSSATHQYLPPVGGASYSGGAPFSVSHPAAFESPPSNYLPSAYGQDVYHQ
- the LOC108068819 gene encoding uncharacterized protein isoform X1, with product MKVFRLSLLLVAALPLMCHALPATDKSLSLEDTDLDNEPGESVKESQVQKRSGSFDYVAHLKSGLLSGIGQASASIASGSSGGSSGGGDSYKSHEIVVHGNSVDYDPWSFKKSVLNTIFQAVKAITGGVTALKGQLIKGSGYALSAGGNLVAAGGDKVTDVGKSIINSAHINSHTYATSHSSGGGGGLFAKLTSLSGASSGGSSGHKTVSAPGPVLHHETITTYEIPTGHASYGPPSKPPSYSSATHQYLPPVGGASYSGGAPFSVSHPAAFESPPSNYLPSAYGQDATSANSNDFNIYGRHTKLSDEEARKAALQLQEILSLLPNGKTEYTASKTVALDTNLPTGTGLEQAEVYNSYGIPLPNNLGTLESLSHTESITAAYNPASKNPADVYHQMAKRPSAEELYIQKHPNEGYDYPPPSAAAPPPPAAGDYRVENYHASKSNALKDLTPIIAALEVAKRKGNSHGSGPVYSIEKQVHKQSPHFQYLPPVVQKSKYIYSAPPTSHHQGHSGGYKVRRQVAPGGKKRIFRPQDYEIQDPLMFNRLLEV